In Thermocrinis sp., the genomic window TAGCAATAGAAAAAACGCCAGAAGGTTACTATCGTCTTTGGGTGCACATAGCGGATGTTTCTTACTTTGTGAAAGAGGGCTCAGCTATTGATAAAGAAGCCTTTGAAAGAGGTTTTACCTTCTATCTTCCAGACAGAGCACTTCATATGCTCCCTGAAAAACTTTCTGCAGACCTTTGCAGTCTTAAACCAGAAGAAGACAAGCTTGCCTTTACGTGCGAAATGGTATTTAGCCCTAAGGGTGATCTGCTTTGGTATGACATATACGAAAGCGTAATAAGAAGTAAAGCAAGACTGACCTACGATGAAGCCCTTAGGTTAATAGTAGGGGACCCAGCCCTTGAAAAGAAATATCCCCATCTTGTAGAACCTTTGAGATTAATGGAAGATCTGTATAGGATCCTTTCTTACAGAAGATGGGAAAGGGGTAGTATAGACTTTGACCTACCCGAGGCAGAGGTAATAGTGGATGAATACGGAGAGCCTACCGCAGTAGTCCCCTATCAGCGCCACATAGCTCACAAAATAATAGAACACTTTATGATTTCTGCCAACGAAACGGTGGCAAAGCATCTTGAGACTGTAGGATACCCGTGTCTTTACAGGATTCACGAAAAACCAGATATGAAAAAATTAGAAAACTTGCTTGAAATTCTTGAGGGTCTTGGATACAAAGTTAAAAAACTTTCCCTTGAACCAAAGTTTTTTCAAAAAGTAATAGAAGACTTTGAAGGAAGGGATGAAGAGGACTTGGTGAGATTTTTGACATTGCGTAGTATGATGAAGGCCAGGTATTCACCCCACAACTTGGGACACTTTGGACTTGCAAGCGACGGATACGCACACTTTACCTCACCTATCAGAAGGTATGCAGATTTAGTGGTTCATAGACTTTTAAAGAAGGCTCTACGGGGAGAAGAAATAGACTATCAAAAAACGGTGGAGTATTTGGAGTTTGTAGGCGAACATTTGTCCATTCAGGAGGATCTGGCTGAAAAGGTAGAAAGAGAAGCAATAGACAGGTTGAAGGTTAGACTGATGAAAGGCAAAATAGGAGAAGAATTTGAAGGCATTATAACAGGTGTAGCATCTTTTGGGTTTTTTGTGGAGCTAAAAGACTACCTTGTAAGGGGATTAGTCAGCATAACTTCCTTAGAAGGGGATACATACATATATGACGAAAAGGCACACAGACTGGTAGGATACAGAACAGGAA contains:
- the rnr gene encoding ribonuclease R, with the protein product MEEDLFKEEDITKALKRKPLNFSELAKHFSVDKKGRKELKKILKKLKKKGLITVSNGRYRLAEEDMVVGTVIANPNGFGFLSLGEGKKDLYIPPFEMEKLLHGDKIRARVVEFEGKKEIRVLKVLKRGKKEIVCSIKRTKKACYGIPLDENSFHTVALPQGECKDLKDGYVVLVEITRYPSKNFPMAGKVKRILGDPKERNLIVDILIYEYRLPTEHKPETLKEAERLFIDWEKELKKRRDLRDNLCFTIDPPKARDFDDAVAIEKTPEGYYRLWVHIADVSYFVKEGSAIDKEAFERGFTFYLPDRALHMLPEKLSADLCSLKPEEDKLAFTCEMVFSPKGDLLWYDIYESVIRSKARLTYDEALRLIVGDPALEKKYPHLVEPLRLMEDLYRILSYRRWERGSIDFDLPEAEVIVDEYGEPTAVVPYQRHIAHKIIEHFMISANETVAKHLETVGYPCLYRIHEKPDMKKLENLLEILEGLGYKVKKLSLEPKFFQKVIEDFEGRDEEDLVRFLTLRSMMKARYSPHNLGHFGLASDGYAHFTSPIRRYADLVVHRLLKKALRGEEIDYQKTVEYLEFVGEHLSIQEDLAEKVEREAIDRLKVRLMKGKIGEEFEGIITGVASFGFFVELKDYLVRGLVSITSLEGDTYIYDEKAHRLVGYRTGKVYRLGDKVKVKLVSVDEERARLNFVLKKA